In one window of Camelina sativa cultivar DH55 chromosome 15, Cs, whole genome shotgun sequence DNA:
- the LOC104746194 gene encoding L-Ala-D/L-amino acid epimerase-like, translating to MYSIVSSSSLINSTSNLKFQNSPRSPILVMSAAYGFKTLTENFTVRVRKAENRELNVPLISPFTIASSRLDSVSNVAIRVEIGDGYVGWGEAPILPSVTAEDQITAMVKAREACEFLRELPEMRLGGVLLEIGRLLPGHQFASVRGGVEMAVIDAAAKSVGVPLWKLFGGASSSITTDITIPIVSPAEASILALKYRKQGFETLKLKVGKNLEADIEVLQAIRAVHPTCSFILDANEGYQTEEAVEVLEKLHEMKVTPVLFEQPVHRDNWKGLSHVTRTAKNRFGVSVAADESCRDLTDLKKIIEGGIVDVVNIKLAKTGILEALEVIELARSSGIELMIGGMVETRLAMGFSGHLAAGIGNFRFIDLDTPLLLADDPVQGGYRASGAVYEFTDEGGHGGYLQWNDLA from the exons ATGTATTCGATAGTGTCGTCTTCTTCACTCATCAATTCAACTTCAAACCTCAAATTCCAAAATTCGCCGAGATCACCGATCCTTGTTATGTCGGCGGCGTATGGATTCAAAACCCTGACGGAGAATTTCACGGTAAGGGTGCGTAAAGCAGAGAACCGAGAGCTGAACGTTCCTCTGATCTCACCTTTTACGATCGCTTCCTCACGGCTTGATTCAGTCAGTAACGTTGCGATTCGGGTCGAGATTGGAGATGGGTATGTCGGCTGGGGAGAAGCTCCGATTTTGCCGTCGGTTACGGCGGAGGATCAGATAACGGCGATGGTAAAAGCGCGGGAAGCTTGTGAGTTTCTGAGGGAGTTACCGGAGATGAGACTTGGTGGTGTTCTTCTTGAGATTGGGAGATTACTCCCTGGTCATCAATTCGCCTCT GTAAGAGGTGGGGTGGAGATGGCTGTGATTGATGCAGCAGCTAAGAGTGTAGGAGTGCCTTTGTGGAAACTATTTGGTGGAGCTTCAAGTAGTATTACCACCGACATAACA ATTCCGATTGTTTCTCCTGCGGAAGCTTCGATTTTGGCTCTTAAGTATAGGAAACAAGGTTTTGAAACATTGAAGCTCAAGGTGGGGAAGAATCTTGAGGCTGATATAGAAGTTCTCCAGGCTATACGTGCTGTCCACCCTACTTGTTCCTTTATTTTGGATGCCAATGAGGGTTATCAAACAGAGGAAGCTGTTGAAGTTCTCGAGAAGCTTCATG AAATGAAGGTTACACCGGTTCTATTTGAACAACCTGTCCACAGAGACAATTGGAAAGGTCTCAGTCACGTGACTCGAACTGCAAAGAACAGATTCGGAGTCTCTGTTGCAGCAGATGAGAGTTGCAGGGACTTGACTGATCTCAAGAAAATCATAGAAGGTGGTATCGTAGATGTTGTTAACATCAAACTCGCCAAAACCGGAATACTCGAGGCCCTTGAGGTAATTGAATTGGCTAGATCATCTGGAATTGAGCTTATGATAGGGGGAATGGTTGAGACAAGACTAGCTATGGGGTTCTCTGGTCACCTTGCTGCAGGCATTGGGAATTTCAG ATTCATCGATTTAGACACTCCACTTCTTTTGGCTGATGATCCTGTTCAAGGTGGCTACAGAG CGTCGGGTGCTGTCTACGAGTTTACAGATGAAGGCGGTCACGGAGGATATCTTCAGTGGAATGATCTTGCTTAG